GCTCGGCGCCTCGCGCTCTCGCATGTTCCGCACGATCACGCTGCCGGGCGCACGTTTCGGGCTGATCAGCGCCGTCTTCGTCGTCTTCACCATCGCGGTCACCGATTTCGGCGTGGCGAAAGTGATCGGCGGGCAGTTCAACGTGCTTTCGATTGACATCTACAAGCAGGTTATCGGCCAGCAGAACTTCCGAATGGGCGCCATCGTCGGCGTGATTTTGCTGCTGCCGGCGGTTCTGTCCTTCGGCGTCGACCTCTACGTCCGGCGCCGGCAGACATCAATGCTGGGTGCGCGTGCCGTCGTGCTTGTACCCAGGCCGCGCCGCGGGTTTGACCTGGTCATGCTCGTGGTTGCGAGCGTGATCGCAGCGTTCATTCTTTTGCTCGTCGGCACGGCTTTGTTCGCTTCCTTCGTGTCATTCTGGCCGTACGATCTCAGCCTCTCGTTGAAGAATTACGACTTCTCCTCCTATGACGCCGCGGGCTGGTCCTCCTATGCCAACAGCCTGAAGATGGCGGCGCTGACTGCGCTGATTGGCACGGTCTGCGCCTTCGGTGGCGCCTATCTGGTCGAGAAGGGTCCGGGGCCCACGCTGCCGCGCGCGCTCTACCGCGGCCTCGCGATGCTGCCGATCGCCGTTCCGGGGCTCGTGCTAGGCCTCGGCTACATCTTCTTCTTCAACAGCACGGCGAACCCGCTGAACGGCGTCTATGGTGGCCTGTCGATCCTCGTGATGGCGACGGTAGCGCATTATTACACCGTGCCGCATCTGATGGCGGTAACGGCGCTGAAGCAGATCGACGACGAGATCGAGGAGGCTGCGGCGGCCCTCGGCGTTGCGTTCTGGCGAACCTTCGCGCGGGTCACGCTGCCAATTTGCACACCGACCGTGATCGACATCGCGACCTATTTCTTCCTCAACGCGATGACCACGATCGGCGCGGTCGTCTTCCTCTATGCCCCCGCCACCAAGCTCGCCTCCGTCGCCGTGGTCGAGATGGACGACACGGGCGATACGGCCGCTGCGGCCGCCATGGCGGTGATGATCCTGCTAACGGCAGCGGCGGTGAAGGTCATCCAGATGTTCCTGACCTCGGTGATCGTGGCTCGGACCCAGGCCTGGCGCCGGCGCGGCGAGGGAGACTTGATTGACGACGTTGGACATGCTTCATCGGTGGCTTGACGGTGCGAACCCCGGGACCCGCGATGCGGCAATACACGGGAGCTCCGGAGCCGATCCGGATCAATGTCAGCTCCCGAATTGACCTTCTGACGCTACGACTCTTCGTTGCGATCGTCGAGGAGCGCAGCATTGCGCGCGCAGCAGATCGCGAGGGTATTGCCGCCTCCGCCGTGAGCAAGCGTATCGGGGACCTCGAGCAGGCTCTGCGCACGGAACTGCTGCTCCGCCATCGCCAGGGCATCGAGCCGACAGCCGCCGGTCAGGCGCTCCTCCAGCATGCGCGGCTCATCATGCGCAATCTGGCGGAGCTGGAGGCCGAGCTCGTCGATTTCTCGGCAGGCACGCGTGGGCAGGTTCGGATCTGCGCGAATGAATCGACGCTATTCGGCTTCATCCCAGAGCAACTTGCACGATTCGCCGAGTGTTACCCGGATGTGCGCGTCGAGCTGCAGTCCAATCTCAGCCCGATGAATATTCAGGCCGTGATGGACAACAGCGCCGACATCGGCATCTTCTCCGGCGATCTGCCCACTGGTGAGCTCGTGGTCCATTCCTGCTTCAAGGACAGGCTCGTCGTAGTTGTGCCGGCCGGACACACTCTGGCGAAACGGGATGGTGTTGGTTTCGCCGAGTTGCTCGGCTACGATTTGATCGAGCAGGAGCCGCGCAGCTCGATCCAGACCCTGCTGCTGAAGAACGCCGGAGGGCTCGGCAACATCCCGCGTTCGCGCGTCCGGGTTGGTGGCTTTGATGCCGTCTGCCGCATGGTGGAGGCCGGGCTCGGGCTCGGCATCATCCCCGACCGGCTCGCGGCCAAGCTCGGTCCCGTGATGGATATCGCGATCGTCGCGCTCGAGGAGGACTGGGCGGTTCGCGAGCACAAGATTTGCGTGCGCAACGATGCCGAGCTTCCTGTGGCGACCCGCCTGCTGCTTCGCCATCTGCTCGAGGCCGCTCAAGCATCGTGAACCACGCCGCTCGCTTGGCGAACCACGACTTCCGCCCGCCGTTCCGGCTTTCTATCCAAATGATGGAGCCGCTTCAGGCTTTGCCTGACTGGGAGCGAGTGTCGTGTCCGGCACAATGTTTGAGAAGATCTGGGACAGCCACACGGTCTACGAGCGGCCAGACGGGCAGACGCTGCTCTATATCGACCGACACTATGTTGGCGACGATCTGCCGCTCGAGGCCTTCGAGGCCCTGCGGCGCAAGGGGCTCAAGGTCCGCAGGCCCGACCTGACCTTCGCCATGCCGGATCATTACGTCTCGACCCGCGGCCGCAGCCTTGCCGATACGGTCGATGCCGAGCGCCGCGAACTGATCGAGGAACTCGTTCGCTTCACGGCGGAGAATGGGATCTTTCTCTTTCCACTCGGCGATCCCAGGCAGGGCATCGTCCATGTCGTTGGGCCAGAGCAGGGGCTGAGCCAGCCGGGCATGACGATCGTCTGCGGGGATAGCCATACGTCGACCCATGGCGCGCTCGGCGCGCTCGGATTCGGCATCGGCGCGGCCGAGGTCAGTCATGTCTTCGCCACGCAGACGCTCTGGCAGCGCAAGCCGCGCACCATGCGCGTGACGGTGAGCGGTGCACCTGGGCCGGGCGTGGTCGCTAAGGATATCGTCATGGGCATCATCGCCCATATCGGCGTTGCGGGCGCGGCCGGCCACGTTATCGAATATGCCGGCAGCACCATTTGCGGCCTCACGATGGAGGGCCGCATGACTCTGTGCAACATGTCGATCGAGGCCGGCGCGCGCGCCGGGATGGTGGCGCCCGACGCTGCAACCTTAGCCTATCTCAAGAGCCGCCCCTTCGTGCCGAAGGGAGCGCAATGGGAGAATGTGGTCGCGCGTTGGACGGCGCTGGCCAGCGAGGCGGACGCGGTCTTCGACCGCGAGGTCGCGCTCGACGCTGCCGAGATCGCACCGATGGTTTCCTGGGGCACAAGCCCCGAGGACGCCGGGCCGATCACTGGCCGGATACCGGACCCACGCAGCATCGTCGATCCTATCAAGCGCGCTCGGATCGAGAAGGGGCTCGCTTATATGGGGCTGGACGCCGGCACGGCGCTTGAGGGGCTGTCGGTCGACCGCGTCTTTATCGGCTCCTGCACCAATGGCCGCATCGAGGACCTGCGCATGGCCGCTTCTGTGCTCCAGGGACGGCGCACGGCGGTGCCGACGCTGGTCGTGCCCGGATCCGGACAGGTGAGGGCGCAGGCCGAAGCCGAAGGGCTCGACCGCATCTTTCTCGAGGCTGGCTGTGACTGGCGCCATGCCGGCTGCTCGATGTGTCTCGCCATCAATGGCGACATGCTCTCGGAAGGCGAGCGTTGCGCATCCACCACCAATCGCAACTTCGTCGGACGGCAGGGTCGGGGCTCCCGTACGCATCTCATGAGCCCGCCTATGGCGGCCGCTGCTGCCGTCGCTGGTCGCCTCATCGATGTCCGCCAACTGAGTGGGGCATGAGCATGGAACCCCTTACCCGCATCACGGCGGTGGCTGCTCCCATCGAGGGAGCCGATATTGACACGGACCAGATCCTCCCGGCCCGCTTCATGCACAAGCGCCGCATTGATTACGGCCAGTACTGCTTTCACGACCAACGCTTCGACCCCAGTGGAAGACCGCGCGCCGAGTTCGTGCTCAACTGGCCGGGCTTCCGGCAACCGGCGATCCTCGTCGGAGACCGCAACTTCGGCTGCGGCTCATCGCGCGAACAGGCTGTCCATACGCTCGCTGATTTCGGCATCCGCAGCGTCATTGCCGTCAGCTTCGGCGACATCTTCCAGACCAATTGCCTCAAGAACGGCCTGCTGCCCGTCGCGCTGCCCGAGGAGGCGGTGCGGGCGCTGCGCGCCAGCCTCGCGGCCTCTCCCGGTCGCCCGCTGACGGTTGATCTCGAAGCTGAGCTGGTGATCGAGGCCGACGGCACCGTGCACCCGTTCTCAGTCGATCCATTCGGCCGGGCCTGCCTCCTCGCTGGGCTCGA
This region of Bradyrhizobium sp. CCGUVB1N3 genomic DNA includes:
- the leuD gene encoding 3-isopropylmalate dehydratase small subunit; the protein is MSMEPLTRITAVAAPIEGADIDTDQILPARFMHKRRIDYGQYCFHDQRFDPSGRPRAEFVLNWPGFRQPAILVGDRNFGCGSSREQAVHTLADFGIRSVIAVSFGDIFQTNCLKNGLLPVALPEEAVRALRASLAASPGRPLTVDLEAELVIEADGTVHPFSVDPFGRACLLAGLDEIDYTLTLLDRVSDFEIERE
- the leuC gene encoding 3-isopropylmalate dehydratase large subunit, which translates into the protein MFEKIWDSHTVYERPDGQTLLYIDRHYVGDDLPLEAFEALRRKGLKVRRPDLTFAMPDHYVSTRGRSLADTVDAERRELIEELVRFTAENGIFLFPLGDPRQGIVHVVGPEQGLSQPGMTIVCGDSHTSTHGALGALGFGIGAAEVSHVFATQTLWQRKPRTMRVTVSGAPGPGVVAKDIVMGIIAHIGVAGAAGHVIEYAGSTICGLTMEGRMTLCNMSIEAGARAGMVAPDAATLAYLKSRPFVPKGAQWENVVARWTALASEADAVFDREVALDAAEIAPMVSWGTSPEDAGPITGRIPDPRSIVDPIKRARIEKGLAYMGLDAGTALEGLSVDRVFIGSCTNGRIEDLRMAASVLQGRRTAVPTLVVPGSGQVRAQAEAEGLDRIFLEAGCDWRHAGCSMCLAINGDMLSEGERCASTTNRNFVGRQGRGSRTHLMSPPMAAAAAVAGRLIDVRQLSGA
- a CDS encoding putative 2-aminoethylphosphonate ABC transporter permease subunit, translating into MRDTIARDRRRRSPLLSESVLRLILTAVLLLVLVVLVLLPVGAILGKSLEDQNGAFVGLANFRDYLANPSLTRSIGNSLLLGLLTTTITASLAFLYAYALSRSCMPLKPLFRGIGLLPILSPSLLPAIALTYLFGNQGFLKDLLGSGSIYGLSGIVSAQVFYCFPHALMILVTALGLSDARLYEAAETLGASRSRMFRTITLPGARFGLISAVFVVFTIAVTDFGVAKVIGGQFNVLSIDIYKQVIGQQNFRMGAIVGVILLLPAVLSFGVDLYVRRRQTSMLGARAVVLVPRPRRGFDLVMLVVASVIAAFILLLVGTALFASFVSFWPYDLSLSLKNYDFSSYDAAGWSSYANSLKMAALTALIGTVCAFGGAYLVEKGPGPTLPRALYRGLAMLPIAVPGLVLGLGYIFFFNSTANPLNGVYGGLSILVMATVAHYYTVPHLMAVTALKQIDDEIEEAAAALGVAFWRTFARVTLPICTPTVIDIATYFFLNAMTTIGAVVFLYAPATKLASVAVVEMDDTGDTAAAAAMAVMILLTAAAVKVIQMFLTSVIVARTQAWRRRGEGDLIDDVGHASSVA
- a CDS encoding LysR family transcriptional regulator, whose product is MRQYTGAPEPIRINVSSRIDLLTLRLFVAIVEERSIARAADREGIAASAVSKRIGDLEQALRTELLLRHRQGIEPTAAGQALLQHARLIMRNLAELEAELVDFSAGTRGQVRICANESTLFGFIPEQLARFAECYPDVRVELQSNLSPMNIQAVMDNSADIGIFSGDLPTGELVVHSCFKDRLVVVVPAGHTLAKRDGVGFAELLGYDLIEQEPRSSIQTLLLKNAGGLGNIPRSRVRVGGFDAVCRMVEAGLGLGIIPDRLAAKLGPVMDIAIVALEEDWAVREHKICVRNDAELPVATRLLLRHLLEAAQAS